In Candidatus Thermoplasmatota archaeon, the genomic stretch CGTCCCGCCGCGCACCTTCGCGTGCCGGTTGCGGATCGTCGTGAGCCCGTACGATCCGTTCGCGCGCGCGTACTCGTCGTTGCCCACGCGAAGGAACGTGCGCTCGAGGAGCGACACGACCGTCGCGAGCACCTTCTCGCGGGGAAGGCCCGGTCTTCGGAGGTCCGCGCGCACGCGCCGGCGGATCGTCCCGAGCGCGCGGGCAAAGGCGAGCATGCGGTCGAACTTCGCAGCGTCGCGGGTCGCGCGCCAACGCCGGTGGTAGCGGTACTGCTTGCGGCCCCGCGCGTCGCGCCCGACGGCCTGGAGGTGCCCGTTTGGGCGGGTGCCGATCCAGACGTCCGTCCACGCGGGCGGGATCGCAAGCGAGCGGATGCGCGCAAGCGTGCGGCGGTCGCGCACGGGCCGGCCGTCGGGCCGAAGGTAGCGAAAGCCGCTGCCGCTTCGAACCCGACGCAGGCCTGGCGAGCGCTGGTCGACGTAGCGCAATCCGGCCGCCTTCCGTGTTCCCCCGGACACCTTGTCGCCTGGTCCCACACCATCGGGGCGTTCGTTTGAAATACCCGCACGGACAGAACCCGGTGGCGTGCCCCCCGCCAACGAGCGTCCCCTCTCGGGCGCGCTCCACCGCTTCCCCGATCTTCCCGACCGTCTCGACGGCACGCTCGACAAGCTGTGCCTTCGCGCGGCCGTCCCTCCGGCGCCGCTTGAGGGCGACGCGCATCGGATTCCCGAGAAGCTCTCCGCCTGGTCGGACGAGGTGGCCCGCATCGAGCGGGCCATCGTCGAGGTCGCGCGGCTTCGCGAAGCCTTGCGATGAACATTCATCGCACGGTCAGGGCGGCTTGCGGCCCGTGACGCCGGCCATCCGCTTGTCCAGCCGGTAGCACGCGTCGACGACGTAGCTTGCCAGGTGGGCGAACTGCCGCATGCCCGCCACGGTGCTCACTTGCCCGACGTCGCGGCGCATGGCGCGCACGACGGCTTCGGGCGGCGCCTCGCCTTCCTCCTCGAACCCGAGCAATCGGTGCAAGGCGTAGAGGCCAAGGGCAAACGAGGCGAGGAAGACGAAGTCGAGGCCGGAGAACCGGAGCGCCGTGACCACGGCCTCCTCCTCGGGGCCACCGAAGGCCAGGCGCACCTCGAATGCGCGCCCGGCCGCGACGCCCGCAAGGACGCCGCCCACGATGGGCGCAAAGCCGGCGGCAAGCGCCTTGGCCACGCTTGCGGCCGCAAGGTAGCCGGGCACGCGATCGTCCGGGGCGAGCTTGAGGACGACGTTGTTGCCGCACAGGTCAAGGCCCGAGGTGGCGACGCCAAGGAGCGGGTGGAGGATGGCAAAGGCCGCAAGCGTCCACGCGCCGAGGTCCTTGGGAAGGAGCGCGACGGCGAGCATGGAGGTGAGGAACAGGCTTGCGCAAAGGCCGAGCACGGGCTTGTTGCCGAACCGGTCGGACAGGGGCGCCCAGAGGCGGAAGCCGAGGATGTTGCCGACCATGGACGCGGCCGCAAGGCCGGTGACGACGTCGAGGCCGTAGCCGAGGCCGCGCAGGAGGAGAACGGCGAGGAACGGGAGGGCGAGGTTGGCGGCAAAGCCCCACGCGGAGAGGAAGAGGATGACGCGGCGGAAGTTGCGCTCGGAAAACGGTACCCGCAGCGCCGAGAGGCCCGCGGGGTCCGTGCCGGGGAGCCGTTTCGAGGGCGCGACGGCAAGGAGCGACGAGCTCGCGTAGCCAAGGAGCGCGCCCACGACGTACAGGATCGCAAAGCCTTCGACCGTGCGGCCTGGGAACGCCTCCGAGAAGTGGGCCACGAACTGGCCGGCCAGAAGCGTGGCCGCAAGGCCGACGGCCGTGAGGATGCTCATGCGGCGCCCGAAGTAGGCGCCAAAGCTCGCGCGCGGCACGAGGTCGCGGACCCACACCTGCCACGACGCGCCGGCCACCATGGAAAGCGTCGCGTAGCCGGCGTACAGGAGGACGAGCGCGGACAGCGGCGAGAGGCCGGAATCGAGGAACGGCACGGCGGCCACGGCAAGGAGCACCGAGCGGGCCACGAGCGTCGAGGCGACCGTGAGGGGGCGACGGTCGCGGGTGCGGGCGAGGAGGAAGACCGCGGGAACGTAGGCGAACTGGGCGAGGAACGGGATGGCCGCCAAAAGGCCGATCTCAAGCTCGCTTGCCCCAAGCGTGACGGCAAAGGCCGCGAGCACCACGCCGCCCGTGAGGGCGTCCATGGAACGCGCGAAGACGCCCTCGGCCACCATGATGCGTTGACCGCGCTCGCGCTCGGCGTCCGTGTACGGTGGCAAGCGGGCGAGGTGGGATTCGAACCCACGATCTCAGGCTTAGGAGGCCTGTTCCATATCCGGGCTTGGATACTCGCCCAGGCGGACGCCTACACATTGCCATTATTTAGGCTTCGCGAAGCGCCGCCCGGGCGAAGGCGACCCCCGTTCGACCGCCGCGGGAAAAGGGCCATGAAGGCGCCCGGCCACGCGCGTGCGTGCGAGCGCCAGCGCGGGCCACGCTCGTTCTTCTGCTGGCTGCCGCCGGCGCCTCCGGCGCGGCCGAGGAGACGCTGCGTGCGACGGTCGTCCCCGAATCCGTTCCCGTCGACGGCACGCCTTTTGCGATCCGCGTCGAGGCGCTTGGCGCGCCGGGCCGCACGATCGAGGTCAAGGCGTGGCTGGGGGGCCCCGACTGGATGGCCTCCCGCACGTGGGACGGCTCCGCGTGGGTCCGTTCGGACCGCTACGTCGTCGCGCTGCCGGTCGATGGCGCCGGGCGGGCGGAAGGTTGGGTCCACGTGCGCGCCAACCCGGAATCGGCAAACGCGGACCGGTTGGCCCAAGCGGAGCTTGAAGTGGGCGTGCGGGCGCGGGGCGGGGAAGTCGTCCTGGTCAAGGTTCAGCCCGCCGGGCCCGACGCGCCGTTTGTCCAAGGCATCGCCAACCGCGCGGGCGTGCTCGTCGCGGAGCGGGACGGTCGCGTCGTCTGGACGCAGACGCTTGGATTCGACGAGCGTCTCGAGTACCGCGCGCCTGCGGGCGCCGAGCTGGCGATCGCTGACGATTCCGGCGCCCGGGAGCCTCTTGTCCATCGTTGGCCGCCGCCGATGGCCCCGCGGTTCCTGCTCGACGCGTTCTCGCCCCGCGCTCCCGAGTTCGTTCGCGTCGCAAACGCGGGCGAGGAGCCCGCGCGCCTGGCCGGCGTCGCTCTCCACGTGGGAGCCCGCCGGATCGAGCTTCCTGACGAGACGCTCGCGCCCGGCGCAACGTGGGTTCTCGCGTCCGGCGCCGACGCGTACTCGGCGGCGACGCTGGAGAGGGCCGACCACGTTGCCGACCTGCGGCTGCCCGACACGGGCGCGGCGCTGCGCTTGACGTGGTTGTCCCGTGAGCTCGACCGCGTGCACTATGGCAAGACGCCTCCCCACGAAGGCTGGGTCGGCGATCCGCTGCCCGTTCCGCCGTTGCACCGCCATCACGCCCGCGACGCGCGGGCCGACACGAACCGATCGGCCGACTTCGTGCAACCCCCGCCCCGGGTCGCCCGCGCCGACGTGGACGCGTCGCCGTTTTGGGCCGAGCAGGCGGAGGTCGCGACGGAGCCGGCGGCGCGATTTGCGCTCCTCACGCGCGTGATGGACGCGGCCCGCGGGCAGCTTCGCGTCGCCGGCTACACCTTCACGAGCCCCGTCGTGGCGCACCAGGTGGCCGACGCGGCGGCGCGGGGCGTGAACGTCACGGTTCTCCTCGATGCAAGCCCCGTGGGGGGGCTCTCGCAAGACCAAACGCGCGTCCTCGACGCGTTGGCCTCGCGGGGCGTGACGATTCGGCTCGTCGCCTCGACGCCGCGCGTTTCGGCCATGCACGCGAAGTACGTCGTGGCCGACGACCGCCTCGCTCTCGTGGGAAGCGAGAACTTCGGGCCCGGCGGCTTCCCGTCCGCGGGCGAGGGCAACGTGGGACACGTGGTCGCCCTTCACGGCCGCGAGCCGGCCCAATTCTTCGCGGCGGTCTTCGACGCCGACGCGGATCCCCGCCGATCCGACGTCGCGTCGTGGACCCTCCGGGGAACGAAGGCGGAGCTGGTGGGCGGCGTCGCCACCGCGGACGCGAGCGTCGCAAGCAACGGCGTGCTCGTCCAGCCGATCGTCTCCCCCGAGCGCTCGCTCCCGCACGTCCTGGCGCTTCTGGCCGGCGCCCGCCACTCGATCGACCTTGCGCAGCTGCAGCTGCCCTTGCGATGGGGCGACGTGGAGAATCCCGTGTTCCAAGCGCTTGCGGAAGCGGCCGCGCGGGGAGTCCGCGTGAGGGGCGTTCTCGCCTGGGACGACGCGGCAAACGCCGCCGCGGCCCGCGCGTTTGCCAACCTTTCGGCCCAGGGCTTCGACGTGGACGTGCGCCTGGCCCCCTGCTGCGCAAGGGTGCACGCGAAGACGGTCGTGGTCGACGAGGCCCGCGCGCTCGTGGGGAGCCTCAACCTCGGTCGCGCGAGCTTCGAGGACAACCGCGAAGTCGCCGTCGTGCTGCATGACGAGCGTGTCGCGGGCGCCCTTTCAAACGCGATCCGGACGGCGGCCGAGGGCGCCCCCGTGCCCGGGAGGGACGAGGGGCTGTGGATCGTCGCGCCGTGCTTGGCGCTTGCCGTCTGGGCGCTCTGGCGCGAGCACCGCGGCTTGCGCCCGCGCCGGAGGCGCCCGCGAAAGCTTTTAAAAACCACCCTGGCTCTCCCCCGCCGATGAGCCCCCCGACGTCCCGCGAGTTCCTCGACGTGGGCGACTTCGCGCGCCTGGACCTTGGCCGCGGCCTTCGCACGGGCATCCCCGAGATCGTCCTTGCCGAGGGGAAGTCGGACGCGCATCTCCGGGAGATCGTCGCGGCGTTCACTCGGGAGGGCGGGCGCGTCCTCGTCTCGCGCCTTGCGCCCGAGCGCCTGCCGCTCGTCGAGGCTTGCGGCGCTCCCGTCCGGTACGAGGAGCGGGCTCGCCTGGCCGTCGCGGGCGCGGGACGCGCGCGGCGGACCGGGGGCACCGTCGTCATCCTCGCCGGCGGCACGGCCGACGTTCCGGTCTGCGAGGAGGCCCGCGTCGTGGCCCAGGAGCTCGGCTGCGAGGTGCAGACGGCCTATGACGTCGGCGTGGCGGGGCTTCGTCGCTTGTTCGGGGCCCTTCCGCTTCTGGAAGGGGCCGACGCGGTCGTCGTCGCCGCCGGGCGCGAGGGGACCCTCCCCGCGATCGTCGCGGGGCTCTCGCCGGCGCCCGTGATCGGTCTTCCCGTTTCGGTGGGCTACGGCGTCGGCGGGGGTGGCCAGGCCGCGCTCTACTCGATGCTCCAGTCGTGCGCGCCTCTTACGCTTGTCAACGTCGACGCCGGCGTCGTCGCTGGCGCTTGCGCCGCGCAGATCGCCAACCGGGCCGCGCTCGCCCGCCGGCGCGCGGCGCCCGCCCCGGAGGCCGTCCCGTGACGGGGCCCGTCAAGGAGCCGCCCGGCGCACGCGAAGTCGCCGAGACGCGCTTCCGGCGGCTGCTCGAGCGGCGAAACGAGCTCAACGCGCAAGCGAAGATCGCGCGCGAGGAGCGCGACGCGATGCAGGAGGCGCGCCGACGGATCCTCGCGGACGTGCAGGGGCTCGTGGAGGAGCGCCGCCGCTTCCACGAGCAGCTCGCCGTCCACAAGGCGCGCCGCACCGAGCACCAGACCCGGGCGCGGCAGCTCCTCGAGATCAAGAAGGCCAAGCGCGCCGGCGCAAGCGGCGGGGCCCAATCCCGCGAGCGGGAGCTCGACGTCGAGATCCGCATGCTGGAGCGGCGCCACGAGACGACCGCGCTTCCGCCCGCCAAGGAGAACGAGCTTCTCGACACGATCCGAAAGCAGCGGACCGAGCTCGCTAAGATGCAAGCCGCCGCGAAGGCGGAGCTGCAGGCCCTCGGCGAGGTCGCCGACCTCGACGGCGAGATCACGCGAGGGTTTGCCGCGGCCGACGCCGAGCACGCGGAGGTGCTCCGGCTCCACGAGGAGGCAAACAAGATCACCGAGCGCCTCGCGCCCTACCAGGAGGAGCTCGATCACCTCCGCGCCGAGGCCGATCGCAAGCACCAGGAGTACGTGGATCTCCGCGCCCGGGCCGATCACTATCACGCGCGGGCCGACGAGATGCGGTCCACGGTCGTTGGCCTGCGCGAAGACGAGCTGCGCGAGCTTCGCGAAGGGATGGCGGCGATCGAGCAGCAGCGCCGCGAGGTCGAGGCCTCCTTGTCGGACGAGCAGAGCCTCAACCAGGCCGCCGACGAGGTGATCGCCCTTCTCAAGAAGCGCGGCAAGGTCGAGCTTTAGTTAAGAACACTTAAATGGGGTCTTGCCTAGGCAGAATATATCCACCCATTGGCTAAGTCTTTTGTGCGTTTCATATGCCTGTCTGCGGTGCCCCTGTTTCCACGGTATATCTGGGCCCTGGGACACTTGTGACAAACGGGGAGTGTACGACGTGAACCCAAAGATCCGGGAAATCGAGAACCTCCTTGCCCGGGGATTTGATGTCGAAGAGATCACCAGCGACGACGGCACCGTGGAGGTCGTCCTGACGAAGGCCAGCAGCACCCGCGTCGTCACGCTCGACCGCGACGACGCTTGGGACATCCTGTGGGGCAACGCCTTCGACCGGCAGGAGACGGCGCCCCTGGCCTGAGCCCGCCATCACGCTCGCGCCGTCGCGTCGCGACGGCACGACGAAACCCGACCACGCGGCCCGCCCCTCCGGTTCCGATACGGGCCGCGTACCTTTCCTTTTCAGCGCGTCTCGCCAAAGTACAGCATGACAAACGCCCACGCGAGCACGGCGAGCACGCCAAAGAACGCGACGTTTGTCAGAACCTCCCCGCTCTGCGACAGCGAGGCGAGGGAGAGCGCGACGAGGAACGCGGAGAGGAGGACCGTGGCCGAGAGCCGAAGCGTCCGCCGCTCGGCGCCCGCGGCAAACTCGCGCATGCCCGTCCACTCCATCCGCACCTGGAGCCGGTCCTGCTCGATCTTGCGCACGACCGAGTTCACGCGGCGCGGGAACGTCCGAAGCATCTCGGCGTACTCGAGCGCGGCGTCGCGAAGCAGCTCCTTCTGCACGTCGCCCGAGAAGTAGTCCTTCTGCGTGTAGCGAAGGACGTGGGGCAGGAGCTCCTCCACGATGTCGTACGCGGGCATGAGCTTCTGGCAGAGCCCCTCCATTTGGAAGAGAGCGCGGTTCACCAGGAAGAAGTCGGGCGGCAGGAGCATGTTGTTTCGAAGCGCGATTTCGCTTACCATCTCCATGACGACCGGGTCGCCCACGTGGAGGCCCTGGGCCTCCTCGTACTCGAGCACGCGCTCCACGTCGCGCTTGAGCGTCGCGTAGTCGACCTCGCCGAGCACGTTGCAAAGCTCGAGGAGCGCCTGCGCGATGTCGTCCACGTCGTCGCGGACGAACCCGCTGATGAGCTGCATCACGCGCTCGGCGCGCCGGCGGGACACGTGGCCCGTCGCGCCAAAGTCGAGGAAGGCGACCTGCGTGGGGCCGACGATGAAGAGGTTGCCCGGCGAAGGGTCCGCGTGGAAGAGCCGGTCGGCGAAGATCATCTTCGCCATGGCGCGCGTGATGATGCGGGCAAGCTTGGCGCCCTCGTAGCCCATCTCGCGCAGGCGGTCGGCGTCCACCTCGCTCGGGTGGATGCCCTCGATGAACTCGAACACGAGCACGCGGCGCGTCGAGTGGTTGCGGTACAGCTTGGCGATCTTGACCTCGGGGTCGTCGCGGAAGTTCTCGTAGACTTGGAGGTGGTGCCGCGCCTCGTGTCGGTAGTCGAGTTCGCGGTCGAGCATCTTCTGGATCTCGGAGAGGTGGTCGGAGGGCTGAAACAGGCGCGTGGAGGCGAAGAGGTTCTCGATGAAGCGCACAAGCGGCTTCATGATCTCGAAGTCGAGGCGCACGTCCTCCTCGATCCCCGGATGTTGGACCTTGACGGCCACCTTCTCGCCGTTGCGCAGGCGCGCCGTGTGCACCTGCCCGATGGACGCGGAGGCGATGGGATTCGGGTCGAACTCGGAGAAGACCTCCTCGAGGGGCCGCCCAAGCTCGGATTCGAGGAGAGCCTTCACCTCGGGGAAGGCCGAAGGCGTCACGTGGTCGTACATGTTGGCAAACTCGTCCACGAAGGCCTTCGGGACAAGATCGGGGCGGCTTGCCAGGAGCTGACCCATCTTGATGTACGTGGGGCCCATGGCCTCCATCATCTCGCGGATCTTGCGGGGCATCTCGGGCGGGATGCGCACCTCGCCGTCGCCGTTGCGCGAGAGCTCCCCCGCGAGGCCCTTGAGCTGCCCCAGCAGGTTGTGCTCGAGGACGATGCCCGTGATCCGGACGCCCCGGCGCAGCTTCGCGACGGTCCCACGCATGGCGTCAGGGGGGAGGGGGTATCCTTCAAAAAGGCTATCGCTTGACGTCTACACCTTGTGCAGGCCCTTGGCGCGGATGGCCGTCCAGGCCGCTTCGAGGATGCGTTTTGCGTTCTCGTAGGTGATCTGCTCGTGCGCCTCGCGGAAGGGCAGCCACGCGTAGCCCGTGTGCTCGTCCGACAGGCGGACGTCGCCGGTCACCGACTCGGCGAGGAAGTACTTCACCGTCTTCGTGATGGTCTGCCGCCCGCGGCGGAAGGAGTAGCGGTTCTCGCGCAGGAACTCGTCGTCAAAGCGCAGGCGGGAGGGCGGGATGCCCGTCTCCTCCATGATCTCCCGTTGCGCCGCCTGGAGGTCGGTCTCGCCTTTCTCCACGTGGCCCTTGGGGAAATCCCAGTGGCCGCCCGGGTGACGCAGGAGCAGGAACTCGACCGATTGCCGGCGCCGGAAGATGACGGCGCCGCAGGAAAGCTCGTGGACCACGACCCACCGGCAACGAGGCCCGCGGCGAAGAACCTTGTCCTTTGCCGCGGTCCGGATCGTCGTGCCTTAAGGCCAAACGCCGCGGACTCGCTGCGCTCGTCCGCTTGTCTGTCCGTAGCTCGCTGCGCTCGCTTACGGCCAGACGCCCAGAATGCTGAGCGACTTTGCCACGCGGCTCACGGCCAGGCAGTACGCGCCCGTGCGCATGTGGACCTTCTTGTCCTGGCTGATCTGCCAGACGTCGTGGAAGGCGCGCACCATCTTCTCCTCGAGGCGCTCGTTCACCTGCTCGGCCGACCAGGGGTACCAGTTGAAGCCCTGGACCCATTCGAAGTACGAGACCGTGACGCCGCCGGCGTTGGCCAGGATGTCGGGCACGACCGTGACGCCGTTCTTGTAGAGGATCTCGTCGGCCTCGGGCGTCGTGGGGCCGTTGGCCGCCTCGCAGACGATCTTCGCCTTGATGCGCGCCGCGTTGGACGCCGTGATCTGGTTTTCGAGCGCCGCGGGGATGAGAAGGTCGCAGTTGACCTCGAGGATCTCCTCGTTCGTGATCGCCTTGGCGCCGGGGAAGCCCGTGACGGAGCCCGTCTTCGCCTTGTGGGCGACAAGCTTCGCGACGTCGAATCCCTCGGAGTTGTAGATGCCGCCCTTGGAATCGGACACGGCGATGACCTTGCCGCCGCCGAGGATCTCCTTGGCGAGCACCGCGCAGTTCTGGCCGGCGTTCCCGAAGCCCTGGATCGCGATCGTCGCGCGGGCGGGATCGAGCTTCTTGGCGCGGAAGGCCTCGCGGGCCGTGAGGAGCGTGCCGCGCGCGGTCGCCTGGTCCCGGCCCTTCGAGCCTCCGACCTCCAGGGGCTTCCCGGTGATCACGTGGGGCGTGCGGGCCCCGGTCATCATGGAGTACGTGTCCATGATCCAGCTCATGATCTGCCCGTCCGTGTACACGTCCGGGGCCGGAATGTCCTTGGCCGGGCCGATGATCGGCGTGATGGCCGCCGCGTAGCGGCGCGTCAGGCGCTCGAGCTCTCCCTTCGAGAGCTTGTGCGGATCGACGATGATGCCGCCCTTGCCGCCGCCGAAGGGAATGTCCACCACGGCGCACTTCCACGTCATCCAGGCCGAGAGGGCGATGACCTCGTCGCGCGTGACCTGGGGATGGTACCGGATCCCGCCCTTGTAGGGGCCGCGCGCGTCGTTGTACTGCGAGCGGTAGCCCGTGAAGACCTTGACGGAGCCGTCGTCCATGCGGACGGGCAGGCCCACCTCCAGGACAAGCTTCGGGTGCGAGAGCACGTTTAGCGTGCTCGGCTCGAGGTTGAGGATCTTGGCGGCCTTCTCGAGCTGACGTTGCGCGATCTCTCGGGGGTTGGAGCTCTCGGTGGTGGCCATGCAGGCACCCTCGGTGGGTTGGCTGCGGGATGCAAGGTCGAAATATTAAGGTTCCGCCGTGCGCCCGTCACGCCCGGACGAAGGGTTCATACGAAGTCGAAGTTTCGAATGTCCCTGGGCCTGGCCCCCGCCTCTCCCGCAAGCCCACGGGCGGTCGCAAGGGCGTACAGCTCCGAGGGATAGTGCGCGTCGCTGCCCAGGGAGAGCCTGGCCCCTGCGGAGAGCGCCTGCGCCGCAAGCCGGGGCTCAAGGTCCATGCGTCCGGGGTTCCCGTTCACCTCCAAGGCGATGCCCCGCCGGGCGGCCTCCGCAAAGACCTCGTCGAGGTCGAGGTTGGCGGGCGGGCGACGTCCGGGCACCCGCGTGGTCGGGTGGCCAAGGATCGTGAGGTGCGACTGGGCAAGGGCCGTGAGCACGCGCTCCGTCTGAACCGGTTCGGGGTCGCGAAGCTTCGAATGGAGCGAGCCGATGACGTAGTCGAAGCCGCGCAGGATCTCCGAAGGATGGTCGAGCGTCCCGTCGGCGAGGATGTCGCACTCGGTCCCCTTCAGGATCCGAAGCTCCGGGTGGGCCGATTGGACGCGGTCGATCTCGGCCCACTGTGCCCGCACCTCGTGGGGCGCAAGGCCGCGGGCGATCGCAAGCGAACCGCTGTGGTCCGAGACGCCGATCGCCTTCTGCCCGAGACGCTTGGCGTAGGCGGCAAGCTCGTCGAGCGTCATGACGCCGTCGCTCCAGTTCGTGTGGCAATGGAGATCCGGCGCACCCGCAAGCGGCGCCTCCTGCCACAGGAGCGAGGGCGCGATGCCCTGCGAGAGCGCGGACACGACCTCGGGAGAAGACGGAAGACGCTCGGGCCGC encodes the following:
- a CDS encoding bis(5'-nucleosyl)-tetraphosphatase, whose translation is MVHELSCGAVIFRRRQSVEFLLLRHPGGHWDFPKGHVEKGETDLQAAQREIMEETGIPPSRLRFDDEFLRENRYSFRRGRQTITKTVKYFLAESVTGDVRLSDEHTGYAWLPFREAHEQITYENAKRILEAAWTAIRAKGLHKV
- the larB gene encoding nickel pincer cofactor biosynthesis protein LarB codes for the protein MSPPTSREFLDVGDFARLDLGRGLRTGIPEIVLAEGKSDAHLREIVAAFTREGGRVLVSRLAPERLPLVEACGAPVRYEERARLAVAGAGRARRTGGTVVILAGGTADVPVCEEARVVAQELGCEVQTAYDVGVAGLRRLFGALPLLEGADAVVVAAGREGTLPAIVAGLSPAPVIGLPVSVGYGVGGGGQAALYSMLQSCAPLTLVNVDAGVVAGACAAQIANRAALARRRAAPAPEAVP
- a CDS encoding phospholipase D-like domain-containing protein, with protein sequence MRAPARATLVLLLAAAGASGAAEETLRATVVPESVPVDGTPFAIRVEALGAPGRTIEVKAWLGGPDWMASRTWDGSAWVRSDRYVVALPVDGAGRAEGWVHVRANPESANADRLAQAELEVGVRARGGEVVLVKVQPAGPDAPFVQGIANRAGVLVAERDGRVVWTQTLGFDERLEYRAPAGAELAIADDSGAREPLVHRWPPPMAPRFLLDAFSPRAPEFVRVANAGEEPARLAGVALHVGARRIELPDETLAPGATWVLASGADAYSAATLERADHVADLRLPDTGAALRLTWLSRELDRVHYGKTPPHEGWVGDPLPVPPLHRHHARDARADTNRSADFVQPPPRVARADVDASPFWAEQAEVATEPAARFALLTRVMDAARGQLRVAGYTFTSPVVAHQVADAAARGVNVTVLLDASPVGGLSQDQTRVLDALASRGVTIRLVASTPRVSAMHAKYVVADDRLALVGSENFGPGGFPSAGEGNVGHVVALHGREPAQFFAAVFDADADPRRSDVASWTLRGTKAELVGGVATADASVASNGVLVQPIVSPERSLPHVLALLAGARHSIDLAQLQLPLRWGDVENPVFQALAEAAARGVRVRGVLAWDDAANAAAARAFANLSAQGFDVDVRLAPCCARVHAKTVVVDEARALVGSLNLGRASFEDNREVAVVLHDERVAGALSNAIRTAAEGAPVPGRDEGLWIVAPCLALAVWALWREHRGLRPRRRRPRKLLKTTLALPRR
- a CDS encoding Glu/Leu/Phe/Val dehydrogenase, which codes for MATTESSNPREIAQRQLEKAAKILNLEPSTLNVLSHPKLVLEVGLPVRMDDGSVKVFTGYRSQYNDARGPYKGGIRYHPQVTRDEVIALSAWMTWKCAVVDIPFGGGKGGIIVDPHKLSKGELERLTRRYAAAITPIIGPAKDIPAPDVYTDGQIMSWIMDTYSMMTGARTPHVITGKPLEVGGSKGRDQATARGTLLTAREAFRAKKLDPARATIAIQGFGNAGQNCAVLAKEILGGGKVIAVSDSKGGIYNSEGFDVAKLVAHKAKTGSVTGFPGAKAITNEEILEVNCDLLIPAALENQITASNAARIKAKIVCEAANGPTTPEADEILYKNGVTVVPDILANAGGVTVSYFEWVQGFNWYPWSAEQVNERLEEKMVRAFHDVWQISQDKKVHMRTGAYCLAVSRVAKSLSILGVWP
- a CDS encoding PHP domain-containing protein gives rise to the protein MKADVVDLLVGMGLARRLEGDEQRARAYLRAANEIARTDEATFEMRVQAGDLRAIRGVGPSIERTIRGFLERGRRPERLPSSPEVVSALSQGIAPSLLWQEAPLAGAPDLHCHTNWSDGVMTLDELAAYAKRLGQKAIGVSDHSGSLAIARGLAPHEVRAQWAEIDRVQSAHPELRILKGTECDILADGTLDHPSEILRGFDYVIGSLHSKLRDPEPVQTERVLTALAQSHLTILGHPTTRVPGRRPPANLDLDEVFAEAARRGIALEVNGNPGRMDLEPRLAAQALSAGARLSLGSDAHYPSELYALATARGLAGEAGARPRDIRNFDFV
- a CDS encoding AarF/UbiB family protein; this encodes MRGTVAKLRRGVRITGIVLEHNLLGQLKGLAGELSRNGDGEVRIPPEMPRKIREMMEAMGPTYIKMGQLLASRPDLVPKAFVDEFANMYDHVTPSAFPEVKALLESELGRPLEEVFSEFDPNPIASASIGQVHTARLRNGEKVAVKVQHPGIEEDVRLDFEIMKPLVRFIENLFASTRLFQPSDHLSEIQKMLDRELDYRHEARHHLQVYENFRDDPEVKIAKLYRNHSTRRVLVFEFIEGIHPSEVDADRLREMGYEGAKLARIITRAMAKMIFADRLFHADPSPGNLFIVGPTQVAFLDFGATGHVSRRRAERVMQLISGFVRDDVDDIAQALLELCNVLGEVDYATLKRDVERVLEYEEAQGLHVGDPVVMEMVSEIALRNNMLLPPDFFLVNRALFQMEGLCQKLMPAYDIVEELLPHVLRYTQKDYFSGDVQKELLRDAALEYAEMLRTFPRRVNSVVRKIEQDRLQVRMEWTGMREFAAGAERRTLRLSATVLLSAFLVALSLASLSQSGEVLTNVAFFGVLAVLAWAFVMLYFGETR
- a CDS encoding MFS transporter, whose protein sequence is MPPYTDAERERGQRIMVAEGVFARSMDALTGGVVLAAFAVTLGASELEIGLLAAIPFLAQFAYVPAVFLLARTRDRRPLTVASTLVARSVLLAVAAVPFLDSGLSPLSALVLLYAGYATLSMVAGASWQVWVRDLVPRASFGAYFGRRMSILTAVGLAATLLAGQFVAHFSEAFPGRTVEGFAILYVVGALLGYASSSLLAVAPSKRLPGTDPAGLSALRVPFSERNFRRVILFLSAWGFAANLALPFLAVLLLRGLGYGLDVVTGLAAASMVGNILGFRLWAPLSDRFGNKPVLGLCASLFLTSMLAVALLPKDLGAWTLAAFAILHPLLGVATSGLDLCGNNVVLKLAPDDRVPGYLAAASVAKALAAGFAPIVGGVLAGVAAGRAFEVRLAFGGPEEEAVVTALRFSGLDFVFLASFALGLYALHRLLGFEEEGEAPPEAVVRAMRRDVGQVSTVAGMRQFAHLASYVVDACYRLDKRMAGVTGRKPP